Part of the Bacteriovorax stolpii genome, CAAAAACTAAAAAGTTTAAAAACGCATACGATGGAAAAGTTCAGACTCGTTTAAGAATGATTGCTTCAGTATCACTTTAATAAATATTTCCACCAGACTTCTCAATAAAGTCTGGTGGATAATTATCTAGTAACAAAGTTGATGACGAGGTTCCTGTCCACAAAGCACCTTCACCTCACTTTCCAGTTCTTTGTTTTTAATCTTCAATACCGACTTAATGTTCTTGATATCCACTCTCAATTTATCCGACTCATTTTTAGTGAGCATAAATCCAATCTGAGAGCCTGCGGCAGCAATAGCTGAAGGTAAAATGGCCACTGACCCATAAGTGATAAAACTCTTTTCGATAAGAGAAGTTGGCTTAGGAATTCTTGCTGTGGCACTTAACATACCAACTCCTAACATTGAAAACGAAACCACGGTAGCGATACTAGCGACCTTGCGAGTTTCAAAAAAGAATTGATGGGCCTTATGCTCTTCATTGACTCTCAGAAGCTTTAATTCAAAAGCATCCAGATTTTTTTGACCTTCTACTAACTCACTTTTAAGAGCACTAATCTTATTTAATCTCTCGATCGCCCCATCTGAGACAACAGAGTCGACACGAGACGATGAATAAACTGCTTGTGATGCCAATAAGAATGATAAAAAAACAAATGAAACTGCTTTCAACATAATCTCCTTGAGGTGTTATTTTTCAGAAGATTATAAGTGAGTCTTTTTTAAAGAAGGGTCGTTTTGTAAAAAATGCCAAGGCCGTAAAAAATCTAGACAGTACTACCCGTAAATATTTTTTCCACTTTTCCACAAAGATAGATGTCTTTTAGATCCTTTGAAAACTTTACCGCTAATCTTCCACCAAGAGTTTCCAGCACAACTTCGTCACTCCATCCATAGAACTTAGCTGCGGCCAGCGCTGTTGCTGTCGCACCTGTTCCGCATGAGAGTGTTTCATTCTCTACTCCACGCTCATAAGTCCTGATGCGGATGTGTTTTGGCGAGATCACTTCAAAGAAGTTAGCGTTAGAGCCTTTTGGAAAGCGGGCATCGTAGCGAACATCTTTGCCGAATGCATTGACCGGGTAATCAAGAATCTTTTCAATTTCAAACACTGCGTGGGGCACACCTGTGTTCATATAAAGAGATTTTTTTGCTTGTAATTTTGAATCCAAATCGTGCAGGTTGATTTTGTCGATGTCGTAAAGCTCAGTCATCTTAAGTCTATAACCATAAACTGGATCAAGTGCACATTCGTACACACCATTCATCGTTTCAAACTTATACGTTTCTTTTTTTGTCTCAAGAACTTCGTTGGCAAAAGCAGTGATGGCCCGTGCACCGTTACCACACATCTCAACTTCGCCGCCATCGGCGTTGATGTATCTCATTTTAAAATCAACTTTATCACTCGCTTCAAGAAGTAGAACTCCGTCGGCGCCAATTCCTGTTTTCAGTGAACACAGCCTGGCCCAAAGACTTCTGTCTTCTGCTCTATACGTGAAATCGCGGTTATCGATAACCACAAAATCATTTCCCGTTGCATTGAATTTAGTGAAATTGATTTTTGTCATATAAAACTAGCCTATTCCTAGGTTAACACTTTGTCCAATATAAAAAGTTTGATTAAGCAAACTGCTCTGTCATAAGATCAGCACACTTCCCTATTTTATATCTTAAATGAGGTTCAAAATGAAGTTTTTAACAATGACAGCAATGCTGCTTCTTTCAAGCAATGTATTTGCCGACATGGTTTTCATGCGCGAGTGGGACAATCAAAAACATATCATGCATAAAAACAACGACGGTGTAACAACTCAAATCACGAGCGGTGATTTAGTTCATCTTTATCCTGACATTACTCCAGATGGAAAAAACGTTGTGTACGTTGAAGGAAAAATCTTCGATAACGGCACACAAGATCTTTACCTGGTGACAAAAAATCTTGAAACAGGAAAAACAAAGAAGTGGCATTCAGAAGATCTAAAAGGAATGATTCTTCATCCTAAGTTCTCAAAGAACGGCCAGTTCATTTTCTTTTCAGCTCCATCACCTAAAAATAAAGTCTTCTATTTTGAGCCAGGAAAATTCACTAGTAACAGTGATGTGACAACGTTTAAAGCGGAAGCACTGGTAAAAGAAGATGAAGCTTATTTCCCAAGACCATCAAGCGATGGAAACTTTGTCGTTTACCAAAGAAATGTCACTGGAACGAGAGAAGTTGTTCTTTACGATCGCCTGGAAGAAACAAAACTCGTCATCGACAAAGGAATGGCCCCGGCAATTTCTTTTGATGAAAGAAAAATTGCTTACACATCAAAGAAAAATGGCTCATGGGATATTTTTGAATACGACCGTGTAGCGAAAACTGTCACACAAAAAACTTTCGATGAGACAACGGATGAGATGGCGCCCACATACACTCCATCAGGTGATTTGGTTTTTGCCTCAAGCAAAACTGGAAACTTTCAGCTTTACCAACTAAATGGTGATGAATGGGTTCGTTTAACTGAAATCGTGGGCACAGATGACTATGCTCCTCAGTTTTCTGGTGAAACAAACTTCTCTCAAGGCATCCGCGCTTCTTTCATGGAGCCGATGAGATCATCTTTTGGAACGATCATGCACAATGGTCTTCTTTATATGTGCGGAGGCCACCAAGGTCCAGAGCACACTTATCCAAAAGAGTCTTTCACGGACAACTTCAACGTATACGACAAAAGAATCAATGGATGGAGAGAGTTAGCTCCACGACCAATCAAAGCTCACGGCTACACACTAGCCGCTAAAGGAAACTACATCTACGCTTTCGGAGGATTTACTTACTCTGAAAACCACAAGCCAAACTGGAAATCAGTAAGCACTGTTGACCGCTACGATATTCGCACGAACACATGGACGACTGTCGCCCAGTTAACAAAACCTCGTTCATCAAACGTTGCTGTGACAATCGGAGATAAAGTTTATCTTGTTGGTGGCTGGGACAGTACCCCAAAATTCAATAACGACTACGATGGAACTTTCCATTCATCAATCGACGTTTTTGACCTGACAACTGAAACAATCTCTTCAGCTCCTTTTGAAATCCCTCGTCCACTAAGACGCGCTTTCACGGGAATCGAATACCAAGGGCAAATCCTTCTTGTTGGTGGATTAGGACAAGGAGCAAGTCACTTTGATTTAATTTCAAAAGTTACCCTACTTGATCCAAAAACAGGAATGACGACTGAACTTCCAGAGCTTCCTTTTGCTACATTTGCTCCAGCGGCCGAGACAATTGGAAACGAGCTTTTTGTTTTCGGTGGAATGTTTAAAACTGGGGACATGGCCTATGAGTATGTTTCTCACATCTACGGATACAACTTTGATTCACAGGAATGGAGACACACAGGACGCTACCTAAAAGAGAGCAAGGGGTTTGCCCAGGTCTTTAAGTATGACAATAGAACAATTGGAGTGCTTGGTGGGCATAGGTATTATCTGAATGAAGATAAGCCGGTTAACACTTTTGAGATTTTTAAAAAGTAATTTAATGACCTAGAAGGCCTTCGCAATGAAGGCCTTATTTTTCATGTGAGAGTCCAGCATCTTTTTTGAAGGAAACTCTTTACTCTTTTTATAATTGCTATACTTCTTCTCAATTTTTTCGTAAGTCCCATTCTTTTTAATAACCACAAGCCCTTCATTAAATTTCTTCATGACAGACTCCGAACGAAAAGCAGCCTGGTAGTGGTTTTCCTTGAATAACTTAAACAAATCCACCGGCTGAGTCGTGTCGACTATATCTTCTATTTGAGAATTAAAATACTCAAAGATCCTTATGTCTCCAATGGCCACATCTGCTCTGCCTTTGTAGAGCTGAATGTTTCTAAGTTTTTGATCTGCAAATTCCCTGTACTGGGGATTTTCACTGCTCATTTTTGCAAATTCACTTCCAAGAAGATCGCGAGAGCGCTGAAAGCTTGTCACAGAATAATTCTTCAGATCAGCAATCGTTTTAATTTTTAAGTTTTTCTTTTTTAAGGCGATTGCATAATTGTGATAAATGATAAAAGGCACTGAATTGTAAGAATGAAGATTCTCATTCATGTTCGTGATAGTGATGGCATCTAATTGGCCATTTAACAATTTCGACTTAAGTCTCTCCAGCGGTCCAAAAAAAGATTTCACTTCATAACCGGCAGCATGAGCTGCTTCTCGAAAAATTTCCACTTCAAATCCAGAGTCTTCTTTTTCAAAAACATAAGGAGGCTTGTTCATGCCAAAACCGACAGTTAAAACTTTTTGATCTTCAGCTTGAAGTAATGCCGAATAAAAGAAGGCACACGTCAGTGGCAGGAGTAAAAAAAGAAATTTTTTCATATACGCCTTTTTTAACAACAACAGTTTTATACAAAATAAGTTTATGAAATCTTATTAGTAAAATTTAAGCTAGGAAATGTTTTTCTGAAGTTAAAATACTGCTGCACCGTTCAGCAAATGAAAAAAAAAGGCCCTCATCACGAGGGCCCTTTTTTATAGTCCGTATTTTTTAAAGAATTCTAAAATCAAAGCCGTCGCATCCGGCCCTTTTGGATCAAAGTAGGCCATCCCGGCAACCCCACCGCTCCACGCATGACCAAGATCGTTGATCATGTAACGCTCGATAAGTACATCTTTGCTTGGGTTAACCAGCGTGTATTTGTTGTATCCGTACTTGCCGTTTTTTCCGGCCACAAACTTCACATCTTTTTCTAAGAAATAAGAAGTGTCGCGAGTCCCGTTATCAAGAAGGTCGTTGAAGATTTTAAATTCAGATTCAATCTGAAAAGCATGGGCCGGGCTCATAAGCGGGCTCGCCATTCCATGGAAGATAATAATCGGCATCTTAGAAGGATGGTGTCCTGCTGAGCAAGCGTATCCTGTTTCTGCAGCAAGAGGTGCTGCTACAGAAGCTCCATAAAGAACAACGTCAGCAAAATCTAGTCCCGTAGTCGTTGAATAATATTGAGTTCCATCGTGAGAAGCCAGGGCCTGGAAACGATTAGGGAAACAGTTTCCAAGAATGTTAACCATTGAAGCACCAGAACTCATTCCGGCCGCGTAAACGCGAT contains:
- a CDS encoding Kelch repeat-containing protein yields the protein MKFLTMTAMLLLSSNVFADMVFMREWDNQKHIMHKNNDGVTTQITSGDLVHLYPDITPDGKNVVYVEGKIFDNGTQDLYLVTKNLETGKTKKWHSEDLKGMILHPKFSKNGQFIFFSAPSPKNKVFYFEPGKFTSNSDVTTFKAEALVKEDEAYFPRPSSDGNFVVYQRNVTGTREVVLYDRLEETKLVIDKGMAPAISFDERKIAYTSKKNGSWDIFEYDRVAKTVTQKTFDETTDEMAPTYTPSGDLVFASSKTGNFQLYQLNGDEWVRLTEIVGTDDYAPQFSGETNFSQGIRASFMEPMRSSFGTIMHNGLLYMCGGHQGPEHTYPKESFTDNFNVYDKRINGWRELAPRPIKAHGYTLAAKGNYIYAFGGFTYSENHKPNWKSVSTVDRYDIRTNTWTTVAQLTKPRSSNVAVTIGDKVYLVGGWDSTPKFNNDYDGTFHSSIDVFDLTTETISSAPFEIPRPLRRAFTGIEYQGQILLVGGLGQGASHFDLISKVTLLDPKTGMTTELPELPFATFAPAAETIGNELFVFGGMFKTGDMAYEYVSHIYGYNFDSQEWRHTGRYLKESKGFAQVFKYDNRTIGVLGGHRYYLNEDKPVNTFEIFKK
- a CDS encoding substrate-binding periplasmic protein, with translation MKKFLFLLLPLTCAFFYSALLQAEDQKVLTVGFGMNKPPYVFEKEDSGFEVEIFREAAHAAGYEVKSFFGPLERLKSKLLNGQLDAITITNMNENLHSYNSVPFIIYHNYAIALKKKNLKIKTIADLKNYSVTSFQRSRDLLGSEFAKMSSENPQYREFADQKLRNIQLYKGRADVAIGDIRIFEYFNSQIEDIVDTTQPVDLFKLFKENHYQAAFRSESVMKKFNEGLVVIKKNGTYEKIEKKYSNYKKSKEFPSKKMLDSHMKNKAFIAKAF
- the dapF gene encoding diaminopimelate epimerase, whose product is MTKINFTKFNATGNDFVVIDNRDFTYRAEDRSLWARLCSLKTGIGADGVLLLEASDKVDFKMRYINADGGEVEMCGNGARAITAFANEVLETKKETYKFETMNGVYECALDPVYGYRLKMTELYDIDKINLHDLDSKLQAKKSLYMNTGVPHAVFEIEKILDYPVNAFGKDVRYDARFPKGSNANFFEVISPKHIRIRTYERGVENETLSCGTGATATALAAAKFYGWSDEVVLETLGGRLAVKFSKDLKDIYLCGKVEKIFTGSTV
- a CDS encoding extracellular catalytic domain type 1 short-chain-length polyhydroxyalkanoate depolymerase, translating into MKTRIAILLTLLATLVSTAYAIDYKEGSYVGIYGVRNYKVYLPKGLPKNEKAPVVVMLHGCEQNAAIFAEGTRITEWADKGKFIVLLPEQNPAYNSYKCWNWVLPANNSRYGEPQVIVEMLDEVLRKYNGDKNRVYAAGMSSGASMVNILGNCFPNRFQALASHDGTQYYSTTTGLDFADVVLYGASVAAPLAAETGYACSAGHHPSKMPIIIFHGMASPLMSPAHAFQIESEFKIFNDLLDNGTRDTSYFLEKDVKFVAGKNGKYGYNKYTLVNPSKDVLIERYMINDLGHAWSGGVAGMAYFDPKGPDATALILEFFKKYGL